In one Mucilaginibacter ginsenosidivorax genomic region, the following are encoded:
- a CDS encoding RNA polymerase sigma factor, translating into MDFQLKSDQDLIHLYIAGDEAGLVELIRRYQSKIYTSVYLLVKDEYLAEDIFQDTFIKVINTLKAGKYNEEGKFLPWVTRIAHNLVIDHFRREKRAPMVSNGDDFDIFEVLGNYDESTEDKMVREQTYKDLKGLIQLLPSEQKEVLIMRHFGDMSFKEIADITDVSINTALGRMRYALNNLRKMMQGRELSLKN; encoded by the coding sequence ATGGATTTTCAATTGAAGAGTGATCAGGATCTAATCCATCTATACATTGCCGGTGATGAAGCGGGGCTTGTAGAATTGATCAGGCGTTACCAATCAAAAATATACACCTCTGTTTACTTGCTTGTAAAAGATGAATACCTTGCCGAGGATATTTTTCAGGATACTTTTATAAAAGTAATAAATACCCTTAAAGCCGGGAAGTACAACGAAGAAGGTAAGTTTTTGCCCTGGGTTACCCGTATTGCACATAATTTGGTTATCGACCATTTTCGCCGTGAAAAACGTGCGCCAATGGTAAGCAATGGCGACGACTTTGATATTTTTGAGGTGTTGGGCAACTATGATGAAAGCACTGAAGACAAGATGGTTAGAGAGCAAACTTATAAAGACCTTAAAGGCCTGATACAGCTTTTGCCATCTGAACAAAAAGAGGTGCTGATTATGCGTCACTTTGGCGATATGAGCTTTAAAGAGATTGCCGATATTACCGACGTAAGCATCAATACCGCTCTTGGCCGTATGCGCTATGCACTTAATAACCTGCGCAAAATGATGCAGGGCAGGGAACTTAGCCTTAAAAATTAG
- the nth gene encoding endonuclease III produces MLKADRYKHFVEYFSKNQPNPVTELHYDNPFQLLVAVILSAQCTDKRINQVTPALFERFPTPEALAASTPDEVFTYIRSVSYPNNKAKHLVGMAKILVDVFNSEVPSGIDNLQKMPGVGRKTANVIASVVFEEPAMAVDTHVFRVANRIGLTNNATTPLAVEKQLIQHIPKEHIAVAHHWLILHGRYICVARSPKCDICPLTWFCRYYERNNTETALLKAEAAKIKKAKEAKKKTALNKISKELKKRSVEKS; encoded by the coding sequence ATGCTGAAAGCCGATCGCTACAAACACTTTGTTGAATACTTTTCTAAAAATCAGCCCAATCCTGTTACCGAACTGCATTATGATAACCCGTTCCAGTTATTGGTGGCGGTAATCCTGTCGGCGCAATGCACCGATAAACGCATTAACCAGGTAACGCCGGCGCTGTTTGAACGTTTCCCTACGCCTGAAGCATTGGCGGCATCAACCCCCGACGAGGTTTTTACTTATATCCGCAGTGTAAGCTATCCTAATAATAAGGCAAAGCACTTGGTGGGCATGGCCAAAATACTGGTAGATGTATTTAACAGCGAGGTGCCATCGGGCATTGATAACCTGCAAAAAATGCCGGGCGTTGGCCGTAAAACCGCTAATGTTATTGCATCTGTAGTGTTTGAAGAACCGGCAATGGCGGTAGATACACACGTTTTTAGAGTAGCCAACCGCATAGGTTTAACCAATAACGCCACTACACCCTTGGCTGTAGAAAAGCAATTGATACAACACATTCCTAAAGAGCATATAGCCGTGGCCCACCACTGGCTGATATTGCATGGCCGGTACATTTGCGTAGCCCGCAGTCCCAAATGCGATATTTGCCCGCTCACCTGGTTCTGCAGGTATTATGAGCGAAACAATACAGAAACCGCTTTATTGAAAGCCGAGGCCGCAAAAATTAAAAAAGCCAAAGAAGCTAAGAAAAAGACTGCACTTAATAAGATCAGTAAGGAATTAAAGAAAAGGAGTGTGGAGAAAAGTTGA
- the recA gene encoding recombinase RecA: MANTDKNNSDKLKALQLTLDKLEKSYGKGTIMKLGDSVIEATEVISTGSLGLDIALGVGGLPKGRVIEIYGPESSGKTTLAIHAIAESQKKGGIAAFIDAEHAFDRFYAKKLGVDVENLLISQPDNGEQALEIADNLIRSGAIDILVIDSVAALVPKAEIEGEMGDSKMGLHARLMSQALRKLTGTISKTGCCCIFINQLRDKIGVMFGNPETTTGGNALKFYASVRLDVRRISQIKDTDEVSGNRVKVKIVKNKVAPPFRIAEFDIMFGEGISKAGEIIDLGVEYNIIKKAGSWFSYGDTRLGQGRDAVKQLILDNPELMEELETKIKETVTGDHLAEV; the protein is encoded by the coding sequence ATGGCTAACACAGATAAAAATAACTCAGACAAATTAAAGGCATTACAGCTTACGCTGGATAAGCTTGAAAAATCATACGGAAAAGGCACCATCATGAAGCTGGGCGATTCTGTTATTGAGGCTACGGAGGTAATATCAACCGGCTCATTGGGGCTCGACATCGCCCTGGGCGTTGGCGGTTTGCCTAAAGGCAGGGTTATTGAAATATACGGGCCGGAATCATCCGGTAAAACTACTTTGGCTATTCATGCCATTGCCGAATCGCAAAAGAAAGGCGGCATTGCTGCATTTATTGATGCGGAACACGCATTTGACCGTTTCTACGCCAAGAAATTAGGGGTAGATGTGGAGAACCTGTTGATCTCTCAACCAGATAACGGTGAGCAGGCATTGGAAATAGCCGATAACCTGATCCGTTCGGGGGCTATTGATATCCTGGTTATTGACTCTGTTGCCGCGTTGGTGCCAAAGGCCGAGATTGAAGGCGAAATGGGCGACTCAAAAATGGGTTTGCATGCACGTTTAATGTCGCAGGCCTTGCGTAAATTAACCGGTACTATCAGCAAAACGGGATGTTGCTGTATTTTTATCAACCAGCTGCGCGATAAAATCGGCGTGATGTTTGGTAACCCCGAAACAACCACCGGTGGTAACGCTTTGAAGTTTTATGCTTCGGTACGTTTGGATGTACGCCGTATATCACAAATTAAGGATACCGACGAAGTTTCCGGTAACCGCGTAAAGGTGAAGATTGTTAAAAATAAAGTTGCGCCTCCATTCCGTATTGCCGAGTTTGATATTATGTTTGGCGAAGGCATCTCTAAAGCCGGCGAAATTATCGATCTGGGTGTTGAATATAACATCATTAAAAAAGCAGGTTCGTGGTTTAGCTACGGCGATACCCGCTTAGGCCAGGGCCGCGATGCGGTTAAACAATTAATATTGGATAATCCCGAGCTGATGGAAGAACTGGAAACTAAAATTAAAGAAACCGTTACCGGCGATCATTTAGCAGAAGTTTAA